The DNA region GGATTAGTAGCCCTTTTTATTGCCGTGTTTCCTGCTAATATTAATATGGCAGTTAATCATATTAAAATTGAACATATACCAAACTCACCTTGGTTTCAAGCAGTAAGATTACCATTTCAAGCAGTATTAATCGCTTGGGCTTGGTGGTATACTAAACCTTCAGATAAAGAAAAACAAGCTTCGATTATTCCTAAATCACTGATTCCTGATCAATTAGATTGGGAATGATGTGTTTGCTTGGTGATAAGTAGGTGGGTGTTAAAAATTGTCGTTGTGACAAGGCGAAAAGCAAAAGGGAATAGGTTTTGGGCAATTTGACTTTTCGTTACATACTTTGGTTTTTTTGTGCCTTTCTACTTAAGTTTTCAGAGATAATGGAGATCAGCAAATAAATAGGATTGTTTATGAGTGCATCCCAAACATTAAAACAATTAAAAGCAGAATGGATCACACCTGAAAATTTTCAACGTTATGGACAGGTGATATTTGCTAGTCAAGACGGTAAATCTTTTGATCAGGAAGATGCACATTTAAATTTACAAAATGGCATTCCCCGTTTTTATATTATGCGATTGCACAACAAAGGAACCAAGTTTCATAAAATTACTCGTCATATCCAATGTACTCAATGTTTGGGTTCTTTGGAAGGTAAGGATTGGTTCATGGCAGTTTGTCCACCTAACAATGAGATTAATGAACCTGTATTAGAAGAAATTTCTGCTTTTCGCATTCCGGGGAATAGTTTTATTAAGTTAGAAGTAGGAACTTGGCACGCAGGACCATATTTTGATCATGACTTTGTTGATTTTTATAATCTAGAGTTAAGTGATACAAACGTGGTAGATCATTTCACTCATGATTTTATCAAAAGTCATCAGTTAGAGTTTGAAATGGTATAGTAGGTGACAGGGTACAGGTGACAGGGAACAGGGAATAGGGAATAGAATGTTATTTGTTTATCCTCCTGACTCCTGACTCCTGAATCATTACTTCTAAGTTCCCAACATTTGTAAATTATGCAAAGTTGAATAAAGTCCCCCTGTTTCTATCAATTGTTCATGACTTCCCTGCTCAATTAATTCCCCACGCTTCAAGACAAAAATCCGGTCTACATCGCGAATTGTTGACAAGCGGTGAGCAATTATTATTGCAGTTCGTTTTGTTAACAACTGATTTAATGCCTGTTGAATTAACGCTTCTGTCCCCACATCTAAACTAGCTGTAGCCTCATCTAATACCAAAATTTGTGGGTTACGAATAGCAGCCCGTGCAAAGGCTAAAAGTTGCTTTTGTCCACTAGAAATATTTGTTCCTCTTTCTCGTAATTGCGTATCATAACCTTGGGGTAATTGCTCAATAAAATCAGCTACATTAGTTTTTTCTGCTGCTTGTTCAATCTCTTCAAAGGTGTAACTATCACCTAAAGTAATATTACTTTTAACATCACCAGCAAACAAAAAAGCTTCTTGCAAAATTACCGCCATATAACGCCGCAATTCTGCTTGTGGTATTTCCCGAATATCTACACCATCAATGAGAATACGTCCTTGTGTGGGTTCATAAAGCCGACATAAAAGCCGGATGATCGAACTTTTACCCGCACCTGTAGGTCCAACTAATGCTATTTTTTCTCCTGGATGAATGATAAAATCTAAGTCTTTAATTACATAATCATCGTCTTTGTAGGCAAACCAAACGTGTTCAAAACGGATTTCTCCCATTTCAGGTGAGGTAGTAAAATTCTGTGCTTCTAAATCCCTAATTATCTCATCTATATAGCCGAATTGAGTATCTAAAATTGAGAACCGGGGGTTGCTTTGGTCTTTTATTTCTATCGGTTCATCTAAAATATCATTTACCCTTTCAATGGCAGTGAAACCAGCTTGAATAACAGTGAATTTTTCCGCAAAATTCCGCAGAGGATCGAATAATTGCTGGGCGTATAAAATAAATGACGCTAAAATCCCAAAGGTAAGATTTTGGTCTAATAGCAACACACCACCTACCCATAACACCCCAGCAATGGCAATCAAACTAATCCATTCTAAGGTTCCTGAAACAGCCGAATCATACCAAATTGTAGCATCAACTTCTTTGATATATTTGTTATTTGTAGCGCGAAATAATTCTGCATTGAATTTTTCCCTGCGGAACAACTGCACTATATTAATGCCAACAATGTTTTCTTGTAGTTGGGAGTTTATTTTTGATAATTCTTCTCTTGATTTGTAATTAGCAAGGCGATACTGTTGTTGAAAGTAAATAATTAACAAGGTGATGGGAAACAGAATTAATAGTAGCAAACAAGCCAGTTGCCATTGGATGGAAAACATTAAACCAATAATCACCAACATGGAAAACAAATCAGAGACAATGCCAATAGCCCCAGTAGCAAAAACATCTCCTAAGCTTTCGACATCGTTGATCAGTCTGGTAATCAGTTTACCTACAGGTGTGCGATCAAAAAAACGCACTGCTAAAGATGTGACATGATGGAATAAATCTTCACGAATGGCCGCTGTGATTTTTTGCCCAAGTTTTTGTACTAGATAACCCTGCAAACCTGTAAGTGATAATCTGACAATAATTGTCGCCAGGAATAATCCTTGGAGGATGCTTAAACCTTCCCATAAAGAGCGATTTTTGAGAAATTCGTAGGTGCTTGGTTCTTGACGAATCAGAGATATGGCCTGTCCAATTAATAAAGGTTGAACTGAGTTAGCAACAGAAATAGGTACAAGTAAGCACATTGAAAGCGCCAGTAACCGCCCACTGCGACGGGCATAAGGCACTAAACGCAAAAATAACCGCCAGTCATTGTCATTTTGGCGGGATTTTGTCTGAGATTTTTTCTTAAAGGGGTAGACGCTCATGTTATCAATTACCAGTTATCAGTTATCAGTTACCAGTTAACTGATAACTGATTATTATCGCATTGTCACGAACTCTTCAGCCGAACTAGGATGGATACCGACAGTGGCATCGAAGTTAGCTTTAGTTGCACCCATTTTAATCGCGATCGCTATTCCTTGAATAATCTCCGCTGCATTTGTTCCTACCATGTGCGCCCCCAGTACCTTATCGGTATTCTGATCAACCACCAGCTTCATCATCGTTTTTTCTTCTTTACCGGCTAAGGTATAGTACATGGGACGGAAGCGACTGCGATAAATTTTGACTGCATCACCATATTTTTCTCTCGCTTCTGCTTCAGTCAAACCAACGGTTGCTGCTTCTGGTGTGGTAAAAATGGCTGTGGGAACATTTTCATAACTCATGGTGCGAGACTTCCCACCAAATACAGTATCAGCAAAGGCTCGACCTTCATTAATAGCCACTGGAGTTAGATTAATAGTCTTGGTACAATCTCCCACAGCATAGATATTCTCTTCTTCTGTGCAACTGTATTTATCAACAACAATTGCTCCATCATGAAGCTTAACTTTGGTATTTTCCAAACCCAAG from Anabaena sphaerica FACHB-251 includes:
- a CDS encoding ureidoglycolate lyase, with amino-acid sequence MSASQTLKQLKAEWITPENFQRYGQVIFASQDGKSFDQEDAHLNLQNGIPRFYIMRLHNKGTKFHKITRHIQCTQCLGSLEGKDWFMAVCPPNNEINEPVLEEISAFRIPGNSFIKLEVGTWHAGPYFDHDFVDFYNLELSDTNVVDHFTHDFIKSHQLEFEMV
- a CDS encoding ABC transporter ATP-binding protein, translating into MSVYPFKKKSQTKSRQNDNDWRLFLRLVPYARRSGRLLALSMCLLVPISVANSVQPLLIGQAISLIRQEPSTYEFLKNRSLWEGLSILQGLFLATIIVRLSLTGLQGYLVQKLGQKITAAIREDLFHHVTSLAVRFFDRTPVGKLITRLINDVESLGDVFATGAIGIVSDLFSMLVIIGLMFSIQWQLACLLLLILFPITLLIIYFQQQYRLANYKSREELSKINSQLQENIVGINIVQLFRREKFNAELFRATNNKYIKEVDATIWYDSAVSGTLEWISLIAIAGVLWVGGVLLLDQNLTFGILASFILYAQQLFDPLRNFAEKFTVIQAGFTAIERVNDILDEPIEIKDQSNPRFSILDTQFGYIDEIIRDLEAQNFTTSPEMGEIRFEHVWFAYKDDDYVIKDLDFIIHPGEKIALVGPTGAGKSSIIRLLCRLYEPTQGRILIDGVDIREIPQAELRRYMAVILQEAFLFAGDVKSNITLGDSYTFEEIEQAAEKTNVADFIEQLPQGYDTQLRERGTNISSGQKQLLAFARAAIRNPQILVLDEATASLDVGTEALIQQALNQLLTKRTAIIIAHRLSTIRDVDRIFVLKRGELIEQGSHEQLIETGGLYSTLHNLQMLGT